A window from Candidatus Rickettsiella viridis encodes these proteins:
- the rpoC gene encoding DNA-directed RNA polymerase subunit beta', translating into MADLLGILKQEDYLDEFDNIRISLASPEMIRTWSYGEVKKPETINYRTFKPERDGLFCAKIFGPIKDYECLCGKYKRLKHRGVICEKCGVEVALTKVRRERMGHVELASPVAHIWFLKSLPSRIGLLLDMTLRDIERVLYFEAFVVIEPGMTMLQRGQLLTDEQYLEAIEEHGDEFDARMGAEAIQQLLITLEMGEEINRLREEIPNTNSETKLKKYAKRLKLLEAFEQSGNKPEWMVLTVLPVLPPDLRPLVPLDGGRFATSDLNDLYRRVINRNNRLKRLLDLNAPDIIVRNEKRMLQESVDALLDNGRRGRAITGSNKRPLKSLADMIKGKQGRFRQNLLGKRVDYSGRSVIVVGPTLKLHQCGLPKKMALELFKPFILSKLQLHDLASTIKAAKKMVENESPEVWDILEEVIREHPVLLNRAPTLHRLGIQAFEPILVEGKAIQLHPLVCTAYNADFDGDQMAVHVPLTIEAQLEARALMMSTNNILSPANGEPIIVPTQDVVLGLYYLTRDRINAKGEGLVCADINSVRQLYDTGHADLHAKIKVRITEVLFDEQGNKQESTKLLESTIGRALLSEILPDGLPFSLINKTLNKKAILSLINECYRRLGLKATAIFADKLMYTGFSYATRAGISIGIEDLIIPESKGGIISEAETEVKEIEAQYSSGLVTQGERYNKVVDIWSRTNDQVAKAMMEKLATEDVTNSEGSVVAQESFNPVYMMADSGARGSPAQMRQLAGMRGLMTKPDGSIIETPITANFREGLDVLQYFISTHGARKGLADTALKTANSGYLTRRLVDVAQDMVVTELDCGAELGILITPHVEGGEIMVPLRERVLGRVLADDVSLPGSDDVVVNKGTLLDEQWVNILEERAVDQVNVRSPITCEARYGICAACYGRDLARGHLVVIGESVGVIAAQSIGEPGTQLTMRTFHIGGAASQVALANHIQVKSKGRIKLHNIKLVKHADGHFVTVSRSGELTLLDAQGRERERYKLPYGASIKVSDGTEVVLGQVIAQWDPHTHPVLTEVAGYIKFIDLVDGITMNRQTDEVTGLTSIVVMDSKQRGSGGKELRPMVRLTDKEGNDLFLPGTRLPAHYFLPINAILSLEDGAAVGVGDIVARIPQETSKTRDITGGLPRVADLFEARKPKEPAILAEISGIISFGKETKGKRRLVITGNSGEVFEALIPKWRHVTVFEGEHVERGEVVADGPLNPHDILRLLGINKLSNYIVSEVQEVYRLQGVKINDKHIEVIVRQMLRKVNILDSGESRFLKGEQLEEARVKEENRKLIGEDKLPARFESVLLGITKASLATDSFISAASFQETTRVLTEAAVTGKRDDLKGLKENVIVGRLIPAGTGFAYHAESRRQRAANSLARKQKLAAPQVTASDAEQALSQALSEPKDEAK; encoded by the coding sequence ATGGCTGATTTATTGGGTATTTTGAAGCAAGAAGATTATCTAGATGAATTTGATAATATTCGTATCTCATTAGCTTCGCCTGAGATGATCCGTACCTGGTCTTATGGTGAAGTGAAAAAACCTGAGACTATCAATTATCGTACCTTTAAACCTGAAAGAGATGGTTTGTTTTGTGCGAAAATTTTTGGACCTATCAAAGACTATGAATGCTTATGTGGTAAATATAAGCGACTGAAGCACCGTGGCGTCATTTGTGAAAAATGTGGCGTTGAAGTGGCATTGACCAAAGTACGTCGTGAACGTATGGGTCACGTTGAATTAGCCAGTCCTGTTGCCCATATTTGGTTTTTAAAATCCTTGCCTTCACGTATCGGTCTTTTACTCGATATGACATTACGTGATATAGAGCGCGTGCTGTATTTTGAAGCCTTTGTTGTGATTGAACCTGGTATGACCATGTTACAGCGAGGACAGCTTTTAACGGATGAACAATATTTAGAAGCCATCGAAGAACATGGTGATGAATTTGATGCGCGTATGGGTGCCGAAGCGATACAACAATTACTCATTACTTTAGAAATGGGTGAAGAAATTAATCGCTTACGTGAAGAAATTCCTAATACCAATTCAGAAACAAAATTAAAGAAATATGCGAAGCGTTTAAAGCTTTTAGAAGCGTTTGAACAATCAGGTAATAAGCCCGAGTGGATGGTGCTAACGGTATTACCGGTATTACCACCTGATTTGCGTCCTTTAGTGCCTTTAGATGGCGGGCGTTTTGCAACCTCCGATTTAAATGATTTATATCGCCGTGTTATCAATCGTAATAACCGTTTAAAGCGCTTGCTTGATTTAAATGCACCCGACATCATCGTACGTAATGAAAAACGTATGTTACAAGAGTCGGTTGATGCTTTATTAGATAATGGTCGTCGCGGACGTGCGATTACCGGTAGTAATAAGCGACCTTTAAAATCCTTAGCGGATATGATTAAAGGTAAACAAGGTCGATTTAGACAGAATCTATTAGGTAAACGAGTGGATTACTCAGGTCGTTCCGTCATCGTAGTAGGACCTACCCTTAAATTACATCAGTGCGGTTTACCAAAGAAAATGGCTTTAGAGTTATTTAAGCCTTTTATTTTAAGCAAATTACAATTACATGATTTAGCATCTACGATTAAAGCTGCTAAAAAGATGGTAGAAAATGAATCACCTGAAGTTTGGGATATTTTAGAAGAAGTGATTCGTGAACATCCGGTTTTATTAAACCGAGCACCTACCTTGCACCGATTGGGTATTCAAGCGTTTGAACCTATTTTGGTTGAAGGTAAGGCGATTCAGTTGCATCCGTTAGTTTGTACCGCTTATAACGCCGACTTTGACGGTGACCAAATGGCCGTACACGTACCATTAACCATCGAAGCGCAATTAGAAGCACGTGCTTTAATGATGTCGACTAACAATATTTTATCACCTGCGAATGGTGAACCTATCATTGTTCCTACGCAGGATGTGGTATTAGGTCTTTATTATCTAACGCGTGATAGAATTAATGCCAAAGGTGAAGGCCTCGTTTGCGCTGATATAAACTCAGTACGCCAACTTTATGATACGGGGCATGCAGATTTGCATGCTAAAATCAAAGTGCGTATTACCGAAGTGCTATTTGATGAGCAAGGTAACAAACAAGAATCAACCAAACTGTTAGAAAGCACCATCGGTAGAGCGTTACTGAGTGAAATCTTACCGGATGGGTTACCGTTTTCTTTAATCAATAAGACCTTGAACAAAAAAGCTATTTTAAGCCTTATTAACGAATGTTATCGTCGTTTAGGCTTGAAAGCGACCGCTATATTTGCTGATAAGTTAATGTATACCGGTTTTAGCTACGCCACACGTGCGGGTATTTCTATCGGGATAGAAGATTTAATTATACCTGAAAGTAAAGGTGGGATTATTTCCGAAGCCGAAACCGAAGTAAAAGAAATTGAAGCACAGTATTCCTCAGGTTTGGTAACACAAGGTGAGCGTTATAACAAAGTAGTTGATATCTGGTCGCGTACCAATGACCAAGTTGCAAAAGCGATGATGGAAAAATTGGCGACTGAAGACGTTACGAATTCAGAAGGTAGCGTCGTTGCACAAGAATCGTTTAACCCTGTGTACATGATGGCAGACTCAGGCGCGAGGGGTTCACCTGCGCAAATGCGTCAGTTGGCGGGTATGCGTGGATTAATGACCAAACCAGACGGTAGCATTATTGAAACACCGATTACGGCTAACTTCCGCGAAGGTTTAGACGTATTACAGTACTTTATTTCTACTCACGGTGCGCGTAAAGGTCTTGCCGATACAGCACTTAAGACCGCTAACTCCGGGTATTTGACTCGTCGATTAGTGGATGTGGCACAAGATATGGTGGTGACTGAACTCGATTGTGGCGCAGAACTAGGTATTTTAATTACGCCCCATGTAGAAGGCGGCGAAATTATGGTGCCGTTACGTGAACGTGTATTAGGTCGTGTATTAGCCGATGATGTGAGCCTACCTGGTAGCGATGATGTCGTGGTTAATAAAGGTACCTTGCTGGATGAACAGTGGGTTAACATCTTAGAAGAGCGCGCGGTGGATCAAGTGAATGTACGTTCTCCTATTACTTGTGAAGCACGTTATGGTATTTGTGCGGCTTGTTATGGCCGAGACTTAGCACGAGGACACTTAGTCGTGATTGGGGAGTCTGTGGGCGTTATTGCTGCACAGTCAATCGGTGAGCCGGGTACACAGTTAACCATGCGTACCTTCCACATCGGGGGAGCTGCTTCGCAGGTTGCTTTAGCGAACCACATCCAAGTGAAATCCAAAGGTCGAATTAAGCTACACAACATTAAGTTAGTTAAGCACGCCGATGGTCATTTTGTAACGGTCTCGCGCTCCGGGGAATTAACCCTGTTAGATGCACAAGGCCGTGAACGTGAGCGCTATAAGCTCCCTTATGGTGCGAGTATTAAGGTTTCTGATGGTACCGAAGTAGTGCTAGGCCAAGTCATCGCACAGTGGGATCCGCATACTCATCCAGTTTTGACTGAAGTAGCTGGGTATATTAAATTTATTGATTTGGTTGATGGTATTACCATGAATCGCCAAACCGATGAAGTGACTGGTTTAACCAGCATCGTGGTGATGGACTCTAAACAACGCGGTTCTGGTGGTAAAGAATTAAGACCGATGGTGAGATTAACCGATAAAGAAGGTAATGATTTATTTTTACCTGGCACACGCTTACCAGCACATTACTTCTTACCCATTAACGCTATTTTGAGCTTAGAAGATGGTGCAGCAGTGGGCGTGGGTGATATCGTGGCACGTATTCCGCAAGAAACGTCTAAGACCCGAGATATTACCGGAGGTTTACCGCGAGTAGCTGATCTCTTTGAAGCACGCAAACCAAAAGAACCCGCTATTTTGGCAGAGATTTCTGGAATTATTAGTTTCGGTAAAGAAACCAAGGGCAAACGCCGTTTAGTTATTACTGGAAATAGTGGCGAAGTCTTTGAAGCGTTAATTCCAAAATGGCGTCATGTCACCGTTTTTGAAGGTGAACATGTTGAGCGTGGTGAGGTTGTGGCGGATGGTCCTTTAAATCCACATGACATCTTACGTCTTTTAGGAATTAATAAGCTGTCTAATTATATTGTCAGCGAAGTGCAAGAAGTATACCGCCTACAAGGTGTTAAGATTAACGATAAACACATCGAAGTTATCGTTCGTCAAATGCTACGTAAAGTGAACATCTTGGATTCGGGCGAAAGTCGCTTCTTAAAAGGTGAGCAGCTTGAAGAGGCGCGTGTCAAAGAAGAAAACCGTAAACTAATCGGCGAAGATAAACTGCCTGCACGTTTTGAGTCAGTATTATTAGGGATCACTAAAGCATCGTTGGCGACAGACTCGTTTATTTCAGCGGCTTCGTTCCAAGAAACCACACGTGTTTTAACTGAAGCGGCGGTGACAGGAAAACGTGATGATCTGAAAGGACTAAAAGAAAACGTGATTGTAGGACGTTTAATTCCAGCAGGTACAGGGTTTGCCTATCATGCTGAATCACGACGTCAGCGAGCGGCTAATAGTTTGGCAAGAAAGCAAAAATTAGCAGCTCCGCAAGTAACAGCCAGTGATGCAGAACAGGCATTGAGTCAGGCGTTATCTGAACCTAAAGACGAAGCAAAGTAA
- the rpoB gene encoding DNA-directed RNA polymerase subunit beta, producing the protein MVIRISQATESAAKPYSFTEKKRIRKNFGKQATIMEAPYLLATQIESYHRFLQTDTPADALEEFGLNAAFKSVFPISSYSGGEATLEYISYRIGQPPFDVKECQARGLTYGAPLRVKMRLIIFDEAAPGTNRIKNIKEQEVYMGELPLMTDTGSFVINGTDRVVVSQLHRSPGVFFEHDKGKTHSSGKLLYAARIIPYRGSWLDFEFDPKDNLFVRIDRRRKLAATILLRALGFTTEEILELFFANNTFHFKGESVVLDLVPERLRGEIATFDIKDAAGKVIIEQGRRIAARQIRQLEQAKIKQLEFTAEYLLGKTLAKPVIDPETGEILFEANTELTADIIKKIAESGIKTIETLYTNDLDSGAYVSTTLRIDPSNSQQEALVEIYRMMRPGEPPTKEAAEALFKNLFFVPDRYDLSAVGRMKFNRRLGREEILGSGTLAKEDIVDVLKALIDIRNGKGDVDDIDHLGNRRVRSVGEMAENQFRVGLVRVERAVRDRLSVAESENLMPQDLINAKPISAAIKEFFGSSQLSQFMDQVNPLSEITHKRRVSALGPGGLTRERAGFEVRDVHPTHYGRVCPIETPEGPNIGLINSLAVYARTNHYGFLETPYRKVENGKVTHEIQYLSAIEEGKYVIAQANTRLDSHGRLIDDLIPSRHRNESMLTTADKVDYMDISPSQVVSVAASLIPFLEHDDANRALMGSNMQRQAVPTLRTEKPLVGTGMERKVAVDSGVVVVAKRSGFIDSVDAGRIVVRVDDEEAVAGTAGVDIYNLTKYTRSNQNTCINQRPLVNKGDKIKKGDVLADGPSTDLGELALGRNLLVAFMPWNGYNFEDSILISERVVSEDRFTTIHIEELTCIGRDTKLGSEEITSDIPNVGESALSKLDESGIVHLGAWVEGGDILVGKVTPKGETQLTPEEKLLRAIFGEKASDVKDSSLRVPSGMRGTVIDVQVFTRDGLEKDQRALSIEAAALEKIKKDLYDEFRILENDSYQRLETLLVGAVASSGPNKLKSGSKVTLEYLNTLSKDQWFSVSLRDEAANQQLEAVAKQLEAARLALDEKFESKRKKLTQGDDLAPGILKIVKVYLAIKRCIQPGDKMAGRHGNKGVISTIIPVEDMPYMEDGTPVDIVLNPLGVPSRMNVGQVLETHLGWAAKGLGLKIGGMLDNKKNMKEIKTFLGSIYNDNKQTAQKVDLDALSNEETLELAQNLRKGVTMATPVFDGVTETEIKRMLRLADLPESGQTTLYDGRTGQRFERPVTVGYMYMLKLNHLVDDKMHARSTGSYSLVTQQPLGGKAQFGGQRFGEMEVWALEAYGAAYTLQEMLTVKSDDVAGRTKMYKNIVDGDHHMEAGMPESFNVLVKEIRSLAINAELETKD; encoded by the coding sequence ATGGTAATTCGGATATCCCAAGCAACTGAGTCAGCGGCTAAGCCTTATTCATTCACAGAAAAAAAACGTATTCGGAAAAATTTTGGTAAACAAGCCACGATTATGGAGGCGCCTTATCTTTTAGCGACCCAGATCGAGTCTTACCATCGTTTTTTGCAAACAGATACCCCAGCAGACGCTTTAGAAGAGTTTGGGTTGAATGCGGCTTTTAAATCAGTGTTTCCTATTTCTTCTTATTCTGGTGGTGAAGCGACCTTAGAATATATCAGCTACCGAATAGGGCAACCGCCTTTTGATGTCAAAGAATGTCAAGCACGCGGTCTAACCTACGGTGCGCCTTTACGTGTCAAGATGCGTTTGATTATTTTTGATGAAGCAGCGCCGGGCACTAACCGAATTAAAAATATTAAAGAACAAGAAGTCTACATGGGTGAATTGCCCTTGATGACGGATACAGGTAGTTTTGTTATTAATGGAACTGACCGTGTGGTTGTTTCGCAACTACATCGTTCGCCGGGTGTATTTTTCGAGCATGATAAGGGTAAAACACACTCATCCGGTAAATTACTTTATGCAGCACGCATTATTCCTTACCGTGGTTCATGGCTAGATTTTGAATTTGATCCCAAAGATAACCTCTTTGTTCGTATCGACAGACGCCGTAAATTAGCGGCAACGATCCTATTACGTGCCTTAGGATTTACCACTGAAGAAATACTCGAATTATTTTTCGCGAATAATACCTTCCATTTCAAAGGTGAGTCAGTTGTTTTAGATTTAGTACCTGAGCGCCTACGCGGTGAAATCGCCACATTTGATATTAAGGATGCAGCAGGTAAAGTTATTATAGAACAAGGTCGCCGTATTGCTGCGCGACAAATTCGACAGTTAGAACAAGCAAAAATAAAACAATTAGAGTTTACAGCTGAATATTTGCTGGGTAAAACCTTAGCAAAACCAGTCATTGACCCAGAAACAGGTGAGATTTTATTTGAAGCGAATACCGAATTAACCGCTGATATCATTAAAAAAATAGCTGAGTCCGGTATAAAAACCATTGAAACATTGTATACCAATGATTTAGATTCAGGCGCTTATGTTTCCACGACCCTGCGTATTGATCCTAGCAATAGCCAGCAAGAAGCATTGGTAGAAATCTACCGTATGATGCGTCCGGGTGAGCCGCCAACCAAAGAAGCAGCAGAAGCTTTATTTAAAAATCTGTTTTTTGTTCCTGATCGTTATGATTTATCCGCTGTAGGCCGAATGAAGTTTAATCGGCGTTTAGGGCGTGAAGAAATTTTAGGATCTGGCACTTTAGCTAAAGAAGATATTGTTGATGTTTTAAAAGCCTTGATTGATATTCGTAATGGTAAAGGCGATGTCGATGATATTGACCATTTAGGCAATCGACGTGTGCGTAGTGTGGGTGAGATGGCTGAAAACCAGTTCCGTGTTGGCTTAGTGCGTGTGGAACGAGCAGTTAGAGATCGTCTCAGTGTGGCAGAGTCTGAAAATTTAATGCCGCAAGATTTAATTAACGCTAAACCTATTTCTGCGGCGATAAAAGAATTTTTTGGTTCCAGTCAATTATCTCAGTTCATGGACCAAGTAAATCCACTTTCAGAAATTACGCATAAACGACGTGTTTCAGCGCTTGGACCGGGTGGTTTAACCCGTGAACGTGCGGGCTTTGAAGTTCGGGACGTGCATCCAACCCATTATGGTCGTGTTTGTCCGATTGAAACACCGGAAGGACCTAATATTGGCTTGATTAATTCTCTGGCTGTTTACGCACGCACAAACCATTATGGATTCCTTGAAACCCCTTATCGAAAAGTTGAAAACGGTAAAGTAACGCATGAAATCCAATATTTATCAGCTATTGAAGAAGGTAAATATGTTATTGCGCAGGCTAATACACGTTTGGATAGCCATGGCCGACTCATCGATGATTTGATTCCTTCACGCCATCGTAATGAATCCATGCTGACAACAGCAGATAAAGTCGATTATATGGATATTTCGCCGTCGCAGGTTGTTTCCGTAGCGGCTTCTTTAATTCCGTTCTTAGAACACGACGATGCAAACCGTGCATTGATGGGTTCTAATATGCAACGTCAGGCGGTTCCTACCTTACGTACTGAAAAACCCTTAGTGGGAACAGGGATGGAACGTAAAGTGGCGGTAGACTCGGGTGTTGTTGTTGTCGCAAAACGTAGTGGTTTTATTGATTCCGTTGATGCAGGTCGAATTGTTGTGCGTGTAGACGACGAGGAAGCGGTAGCAGGTACCGCCGGGGTTGATATCTATAACCTGACAAAATATACACGTTCTAATCAAAATACCTGTATTAACCAACGACCTTTAGTCAATAAAGGCGACAAGATTAAGAAAGGGGATGTATTAGCGGATGGTCCTTCTACGGATCTCGGTGAATTAGCATTAGGGCGCAATTTATTAGTCGCATTTATGCCTTGGAATGGATATAACTTCGAAGATTCTATTTTAATTTCAGAGCGCGTTGTTTCTGAAGATCGTTTTACCACGATTCACATTGAAGAACTGACCTGTATTGGTCGTGATACCAAATTAGGTTCTGAAGAAATTACGTCTGATATTCCTAATGTCGGTGAAAGTGCGCTTTCTAAATTAGATGAATCTGGGATTGTACACTTAGGGGCTTGGGTTGAAGGTGGTGATATTCTGGTTGGAAAAGTGACACCAAAAGGTGAAACACAATTAACGCCAGAAGAAAAATTATTACGCGCTATTTTTGGTGAAAAGGCCTCCGATGTAAAAGATAGTTCATTACGTGTGCCTTCCGGCATGCGAGGAACAGTTATCGACGTGCAAGTCTTTACACGTGATGGTCTGGAAAAAGATCAACGTGCTTTAAGTATCGAAGCTGCGGCTTTAGAAAAAATTAAGAAAGATTTATACGACGAATTTAGAATTTTAGAAAATGATAGTTACCAACGTTTAGAAACATTATTGGTGGGTGCTGTTGCGAGCAGTGGTCCTAATAAGCTCAAATCAGGTAGCAAGGTAACGCTGGAATACTTGAATACGCTGTCTAAAGATCAGTGGTTTTCGGTCAGCTTGCGTGATGAAGCCGCCAATCAACAGTTAGAAGCTGTTGCTAAGCAACTTGAAGCAGCTCGTTTAGCTTTAGATGAAAAGTTTGAAAGTAAACGTAAAAAATTAACCCAAGGCGATGATTTAGCACCAGGGATACTCAAAATCGTTAAGGTGTATTTGGCTATTAAGCGTTGTATTCAGCCAGGGGATAAAATGGCGGGTCGACATGGTAACAAAGGGGTTATTTCAACCATTATCCCCGTCGAAGATATGCCTTATATGGAAGATGGTACGCCCGTGGATATCGTATTGAATCCATTAGGGGTTCCATCGCGTATGAACGTGGGGCAAGTATTAGAAACCCATTTAGGTTGGGCAGCCAAGGGCTTAGGTTTAAAGATAGGCGGCATGTTAGATAACAAGAAAAACATGAAAGAAATCAAAACCTTTTTAGGCTCCATCTATAACGATAATAAGCAAACCGCGCAAAAGGTTGATCTCGATGCGTTATCGAATGAAGAAACGCTCGAGTTAGCGCAGAATTTGCGTAAAGGTGTGACTATGGCGACCCCTGTTTTTGATGGTGTGACTGAAACGGAAATCAAGCGCATGTTACGTTTAGCGGATCTACCTGAATCAGGCCAAACAACGCTTTATGATGGTAGAACGGGTCAGCGTTTTGAACGCCCTGTTACAGTTGGTTATATGTATATGCTCAAACTAAATCACTTAGTTGACGATAAAATGCATGCCCGATCAACGGGTTCTTATAGTTTAGTCACTCAACAGCCGTTGGGTGGTAAAGCACAGTTTGGTGGACAGCGATTTGGTGAAATGGAAGTATGGGCTTTAGAGGCCTACGGTGCAGCTTACACCTTACAAGAAATGTTAACGGTGAAATCAGATGATGTCGCTGGTCGAACGAAGATGTATAAAAATATTGTTGATGGTGACCATCATATGGAAGCGGGTATGCCAGAATCGTTTAACGTATTAGTCAAGGAAATACGCTCCTTGGCAATTAATGCAGAATTAGAAACCAAAGATTAA
- the rplL gene encoding 50S ribosomal protein L7/L12, giving the protein MSTAVNSKEDVLNAIANMSVMDVVNLIKSMEEKFGVSAAAATVAVAAPSAGGSAAAAEEKTEFNVILADVGANKINVIKVVRTATNLGLKEAKDLVESAQPVIKEGLSKADAEALKKQLEEAGAKVELK; this is encoded by the coding sequence ATGAGTACGGCCGTTAATTCTAAAGAAGATGTATTAAACGCGATTGCAAATATGAGCGTAATGGACGTTGTTAATCTTATTAAGAGCATGGAAGAGAAGTTTGGTGTTTCTGCTGCCGCAGCGACTGTTGCTGTAGCGGCTCCTAGTGCGGGCGGATCAGCCGCTGCTGCGGAAGAAAAAACTGAATTTAACGTAATTTTGGCAGATGTTGGTGCTAACAAAATTAATGTTATTAAAGTAGTACGTACAGCAACCAATCTAGGCTTAAAAGAAGCTAAAGACCTCGTTGAATCAGCACAACCCGTTATTAAAGAAGGGCTTTCTAAAGCTGATGCAGAAGCGCTTAAGAAGCAGCTTGAAGAAGCGGGCGCTAAAGTTGAACTGAAATAA
- the rplJ gene encoding 50S ribosomal protein L10, with the protein MTLRLEDKQAIVAEVGEVAKNALSAVTAEYRGLSVGELSQLRVQARNSGVYLRVVRNTLARRALEGTDFACLQDTLVGPLLLAFSQQEPGAAARLIKAFTKQNQKLLVKALAFDGQLLPVNDIDKLASLPTRDEAIATLMAVMKAPITKLVRTLAEPHAKFVRTVAAVRDQRQAAG; encoded by the coding sequence GTGACACTAAGACTTGAAGATAAACAGGCCATTGTCGCGGAAGTCGGAGAAGTTGCAAAAAACGCGTTATCAGCAGTCACTGCTGAATATCGCGGATTGAGTGTGGGTGAATTGAGTCAATTGCGAGTACAGGCGCGTAACTCCGGTGTTTATTTGCGTGTTGTGCGCAATACACTGGCACGACGCGCTTTGGAAGGAACGGATTTTGCGTGTCTTCAGGACACCTTAGTAGGTCCCTTACTCTTAGCGTTTTCTCAACAAGAACCCGGTGCAGCAGCGCGACTTATTAAAGCATTTACAAAGCAGAACCAAAAATTGCTAGTCAAAGCATTAGCGTTTGATGGTCAACTGCTTCCAGTGAATGATATTGATAAGCTGGCTAGTTTACCGACACGTGATGAAGCGATTGCCACCTTAATGGCAGTTATGAAAGCGCCTATTACCAAACTGGTTCGTACCTTGGCTGAACCACATGCCAAATTTGTACGTACCGTTGCTGCAGTACGCGATCAGCGTCAGGCAGCAGGGTAA
- the rplA gene encoding 50S ribosomal protein L1 — MATKLTKRLKLIKEKLPLNKTYSVLEAITLLKELSTVKFNESVDVSINLGVDPRKSDQAVRGAVVLPHGIGKTTRVAVFAQAGNADAAKAAGADIVGFEDLAESIKTGNLDFDVLIATPDAMRFVGQLGQILGPRGLMPNPKLGTVTTDVTTAVTNAKSGQVQYRADKGGIVHCTIGKINFEAQQLQQNLDALLSAVKKAKPSTAKGIFLRRLHLSSTMGPGLLVNLSSVAETV; from the coding sequence ATGGCTACTAAACTGACTAAACGTCTCAAGCTGATCAAAGAAAAACTTCCTCTTAATAAAACGTACTCTGTTTTAGAGGCGATTACTTTACTGAAAGAACTTTCTACGGTTAAGTTTAATGAAAGCGTAGATGTAAGTATTAATCTAGGCGTAGACCCACGTAAGTCGGACCAAGCGGTTCGCGGTGCTGTTGTATTACCGCACGGGATTGGTAAAACCACACGCGTCGCTGTTTTCGCTCAAGCAGGTAATGCGGATGCAGCAAAAGCAGCCGGTGCTGATATCGTTGGTTTTGAAGACCTTGCTGAATCAATTAAGACCGGTAACTTAGATTTTGACGTGTTGATTGCTACACCCGACGCGATGCGTTTTGTAGGGCAATTAGGTCAAATATTAGGTCCTAGAGGCTTAATGCCTAACCCTAAGCTGGGCACCGTGACAACGGATGTGACCACGGCAGTGACCAATGCAAAATCAGGCCAGGTACAGTACCGCGCGGATAAAGGCGGAATCGTGCACTGTACGATTGGTAAAATCAATTTTGAAGCGCAGCAGTTACAGCAAAATTTAGATGCGTTACTGTCTGCCGTTAAAAAAGCAAAACCAAGTACAGCCAAGGGTATCTTTTTAAGAAGATTACATTTGTCTAGCACCATGGGTCCGGGATTACTTGTTAACCTTTCATCGGTTGCAGAAACAGTCTAG
- the rplK gene encoding 50S ribosomal protein L11 codes for MAKKIQAYVKLQVKAGEANPAPPIGPALGQQGVNIMEFCKAFNARTQQIEKGMPIPVVITVYSDRSFTFITKTPPASILIKKALGITKGSSTSNKDKVGKITRKQLEEIAAIKMPDLTATNMDAAVRTIAGTARNMGVEVEGGI; via the coding sequence ATGGCAAAAAAAATACAAGCTTATGTGAAGCTACAGGTTAAGGCTGGTGAAGCTAATCCTGCGCCTCCTATTGGTCCCGCATTGGGTCAACAAGGGGTGAATATCATGGAGTTTTGCAAGGCATTCAACGCGCGCACCCAACAAATTGAAAAAGGTATGCCTATACCCGTTGTTATTACGGTTTATAGCGATCGTAGTTTCACGTTTATTACAAAAACACCACCGGCTTCTATTCTGATAAAGAAAGCACTGGGTATTACCAAGGGTAGTAGCACGTCGAATAAAGACAAAGTCGGTAAGATTACACGTAAGCAATTGGAAGAGATTGCAGCGATTAAGATGCCTGATTTAACCGCAACCAATATGGATGCAGCCGTTCGTACCATCGCGGGTACCGCGCGCAACATGGGCGTTGAAGTAGAAGGGGGAATATAA